In Gemmatimonadota bacterium, the following are encoded in one genomic region:
- a CDS encoding SET domain-containing protein-lysine N-methyltransferase translates to MPTKPVADPQPFIVRRSSIQGRGGFASRNIAAGERIVEYGGERISWKEADTRYDDDAQRRHHTFLFAVTSRTVIDGAVQGNDARFINHSCDPNCEAIDDDGRIYIEALRDIAAGEELYYDYAYARDESTTAEDEKLYMCRCGTAACRGSILEPPKQKKELPKTHHVAARHPHEHVGATSPASALTSRSKSKAKTKTTKTKARTKTKAGSKTRTKATTGTKGTSKTKAKSGTRVKVKAKAKGTSKGTSRTPSKPRGRSGGARRRSRSR, encoded by the coding sequence ATGCCGACCAAGCCAGTGGCCGATCCGCAGCCGTTCATCGTGCGACGCTCCTCCATCCAGGGGCGCGGCGGGTTCGCCTCGCGCAACATCGCGGCCGGCGAACGCATCGTGGAGTACGGGGGCGAACGCATTAGCTGGAAGGAAGCCGACACGCGCTACGACGACGACGCCCAGCGCCGGCACCACACGTTTCTCTTTGCCGTGACGTCGCGCACCGTGATCGACGGAGCGGTGCAGGGGAACGATGCGCGCTTCATCAACCACTCGTGCGATCCCAACTGCGAGGCGATCGACGACGACGGGCGCATCTACATCGAGGCGCTGCGCGACATTGCAGCTGGCGAGGAGCTGTACTACGACTACGCCTACGCCCGCGACGAGAGCACGACGGCGGAGGACGAGAAGCTGTACATGTGCCGCTGCGGGACGGCGGCGTGTCGCGGCTCGATCCTCGAACCGCCCAAGCAGAAGAAGGAACTCCCGAAGACGCATCACGTCGCCGCGCGGCATCCGCACGAACACGTGGGAGCGACCTCGCCGGCGTCAGCGCTGACGTCCCGGTCGAAGTCGAAGGCCAAGACGAAGACGACGAAGACGAAGGCCAGGACGAAGACGAAAGCCGGTTCCAAGACCAGGACCAAGGCCACGACCGGGACCAAGGGCACGTCGAAGACGAAGGCCAAGTCCGGGACGAGAGTGAAGGTCAAGGCGAAGGCGAAGGGGACGTCGAAGGGGACGTCGAGGACGCCGTCGAAGCCGCGCGGCCGTTCGGGAGGCGCGCGCCGGCGGTCCCGCTCGCGATGA
- the fahA gene encoding fumarylacetoacetase produces the protein MLNETHRPDLRSWVASANDGATDFPIQNLPYGVYRRRRSDEPWRVGVAIGAMILDVAAAHQAGFLDGEAGRAARTCASPSLNGLMSLGPTSWSALRRAVSEVLRDDTDAGRAARGRAGSLLLAQEAAEMRLPADVSDYTDFYASVYHATNVGSMFRPDHPLLPNYKWVPIGYHGRASSLVVSGTPVVRPHGQLAGDEGAPPSRAPSRRMDYEAELGIFVGRGNALGDVIPIEEAADHLFGVALLNDWSARDIQAWEYQPLGPFLAKNFATTLSPWVVTFEALAPFRVPAFARAIGDPVPLPYLADAADQAHGGIDLQIEVWLRTERMRNEGLDAVQLSHGTSRDLYWTMAQLLTHHASNGCNLQPGDLLGSGTISGADKTSRGCLLELTWRGTEPITLPNGEVRRFLEDGDEVILRAHGVRAGHVSIGLGECSGIVRPAIPLTF, from the coding sequence ATGCTGAACGAGACGCATCGTCCCGACCTGCGATCGTGGGTCGCCAGCGCCAACGATGGCGCCACCGATTTCCCAATCCAGAACCTTCCGTATGGGGTGTATCGGCGCCGGCGGAGCGACGAACCGTGGCGAGTGGGGGTGGCGATCGGGGCGATGATCCTCGACGTGGCCGCGGCCCACCAGGCCGGCTTTCTGGACGGCGAGGCCGGGCGCGCCGCACGGACCTGCGCCTCGCCGTCGCTGAACGGGCTCATGTCGTTAGGTCCGACGTCGTGGTCGGCACTCCGTCGTGCCGTGAGCGAAGTCCTGCGCGACGACACCGACGCCGGGCGCGCGGCGCGCGGGCGGGCCGGGTCGCTCCTCCTGGCGCAGGAGGCGGCCGAGATGCGGCTGCCGGCCGACGTGAGCGACTACACCGACTTCTATGCGTCGGTCTACCACGCGACCAACGTCGGTTCGATGTTCCGTCCCGACCACCCGCTCCTTCCCAACTACAAGTGGGTCCCGATCGGCTATCACGGCCGCGCGTCGTCGCTCGTGGTGAGCGGAACGCCGGTCGTCCGCCCCCACGGACAGCTGGCCGGCGACGAGGGGGCACCACCCAGCCGGGCGCCGAGCCGCCGGATGGACTACGAGGCCGAACTCGGGATCTTCGTGGGGCGTGGCAACGCGTTAGGCGACGTGATCCCCATCGAGGAGGCCGCGGACCACTTGTTCGGCGTGGCCCTCCTCAACGACTGGTCGGCGCGCGACATCCAGGCGTGGGAGTACCAGCCGCTGGGGCCCTTCCTCGCCAAGAACTTCGCCACGACGCTGTCGCCCTGGGTGGTGACGTTCGAGGCGTTGGCCCCCTTTCGCGTGCCGGCGTTCGCGCGGGCCATCGGCGATCCGGTCCCGCTCCCCTACCTCGCCGATGCGGCCGACCAGGCGCACGGCGGGATCGACCTGCAGATTGAAGTTTGGCTGCGCACCGAACGCATGCGCAACGAGGGGCTCGACGCGGTCCAACTCTCGCACGGCACGTCGCGCGACCTGTACTGGACCATGGCGCAGCTCCTCACGCATCACGCGAGCAACGGGTGCAACCTGCAGCCCGGCGACCTGCTGGGGAGCGGGACCATTTCGGGGGCCGACAAGACGAGCCGCGGCTGCCTGCTCGAACTCACCTGGCGGGGCACCGAGCCGATCACCCTCCCCAATGGTGAGGTGCGTCGCTTCCTCGAGGACGGTGACGAGGTGATCCTGCGCGCGCACGGCGTGCGCGCGGGGCACGTCTCGATCGGGCTCGGCGAGTGCTCCGGGATCGTGCGCCCGGCCATCCCCCTCACCTTCTGA
- a CDS encoding RidA family protein: MQIVTTEAAPLPAGHYSQGIVHNGVVYVAGQLPIVPGSSDRTVGSMAQQAEQTLRNVEAVLQAAGSGLDKVLQMTIYVSDISLWGEVNVAYARVMGDHKPARAVVPVKELHYGYQIEIQAIAAL, translated from the coding sequence ATGCAGATCGTAACCACCGAGGCGGCCCCGCTGCCTGCCGGTCACTACTCGCAAGGGATCGTGCACAACGGCGTCGTCTACGTCGCCGGCCAACTCCCCATCGTCCCCGGGAGCAGCGATCGCACGGTGGGGTCGATGGCGCAACAGGCCGAGCAGACGCTGCGGAACGTCGAAGCGGTGCTGCAGGCGGCCGGCAGTGGGCTCGACAAGGTGCTGCAGATGACGATCTACGTGAGCGATATCTCGCTGTGGGGCGAGGTGAACGTGGCCTACGCGCGCGTGATGGGTGACCACAAGCCCGCGCGCGCGGTGGTGCCGGTGAAGGAGCTGCACTACGGGTACCAGATCGAGATCCAGGCGATCGCGGCGCTCTAG
- a CDS encoding CocE/NonD family hydrolase — protein MRTGFAGIVAAVVLQLATAALPAQDTTFTRTEVMIPMRDGVKLYTKIFVPKGTTQPLPFMFIRTPYGIDGFEAAGIARGYGFLAKDGYIFVSQDARGKFKSEGEFVMQRAPRQDRNDPKAIDESTDAYDSIEWLLKNVPGNNGRVGMTGVSYPGWLTAMAMLDPHPALKAVSPQASPSDMWLGDDFHHNGAFRLSYGFEYATMMESGKDVTQFSFDEYDTYDWYLKLGSLKNVNDKLLKGKIPTWNDFSRRPDYDAFWQRQAMKGYLTRVSIPTLNVAGWWDQEDFYGPITIYRELEKHDRGNQNFLVVGPWNHGGWMGGDGASLGNIQFGQPTGRFFRDSIMAPFFAKYLHDKGSLSLPEALVFEAGANEWRRYGAWPPKEAVSSRALYMREGGALGWEPPKSTGPNAYDAYVSDPSKPVPYRPRPIAATYGAGSTWSRWLTDDQRFAHNRPDVASWELATLTEDLTIAGDISVTLHAATTGSDADWIVKLIDVYPDTGMTPLFMNGYQFMVANEVFRGRYRKSNEKPAPITPNTPTDFTIDLHTQAYTFKKGHRVMVQVQSTWFPLIDRNPQKFIPNIFEAKEGDFTVATQRIYRSASKPSKIVLPVVNRVAQ, from the coding sequence ATGCGCACGGGTTTCGCTGGGATAGTCGCGGCGGTTGTACTCCAACTCGCCACAGCTGCACTGCCGGCACAGGACACGACCTTCACGCGCACGGAGGTCATGATTCCGATGCGCGACGGCGTGAAGCTGTACACCAAGATCTTCGTCCCGAAGGGGACGACGCAGCCGCTCCCGTTCATGTTCATCCGCACGCCGTACGGCATCGACGGGTTCGAGGCCGCGGGCATCGCGCGCGGCTACGGCTTCCTGGCCAAGGACGGCTACATCTTCGTGTCGCAGGATGCGCGCGGGAAGTTCAAGTCCGAGGGGGAGTTCGTCATGCAGCGCGCGCCGCGGCAGGATCGCAACGATCCCAAGGCGATCGACGAGAGCACCGATGCCTACGACAGCATCGAGTGGCTCCTGAAAAACGTCCCCGGCAACAACGGACGCGTCGGGATGACCGGGGTGTCGTACCCCGGGTGGCTCACCGCCATGGCGATGCTCGATCCGCACCCCGCGCTCAAGGCCGTGTCGCCGCAGGCGTCGCCATCGGACATGTGGCTCGGCGATGACTTCCACCACAACGGCGCGTTCCGGCTGAGCTACGGCTTCGAGTACGCGACGATGATGGAGTCGGGGAAGGACGTGACGCAGTTCTCCTTCGATGAGTACGACACGTACGACTGGTACCTCAAGCTCGGGTCGCTCAAGAACGTCAACGACAAGTTGCTGAAGGGGAAGATCCCCACCTGGAACGACTTCTCGCGCCGGCCTGACTACGACGCCTTCTGGCAGCGCCAGGCCATGAAGGGCTACCTCACGCGCGTCAGCATCCCCACGCTCAACGTCGCCGGCTGGTGGGACCAGGAGGACTTCTACGGCCCCATCACCATCTATCGCGAGTTGGAGAAGCACGATCGCGGCAACCAGAACTTCCTCGTCGTCGGCCCGTGGAACCATGGCGGGTGGATGGGCGGCGATGGCGCCTCGTTAGGGAACATCCAGTTCGGCCAGCCCACGGGGCGCTTCTTCCGCGACTCGATCATGGCACCGTTCTTCGCGAAGTACCTGCACGACAAGGGCTCGCTGTCGCTCCCCGAGGCGCTGGTCTTCGAGGCCGGCGCCAACGAGTGGCGCCGCTATGGCGCGTGGCCCCCCAAGGAGGCGGTGTCGTCGCGCGCGCTGTACATGCGCGAAGGGGGAGCGTTAGGCTGGGAACCGCCGAAGTCGACGGGGCCCAACGCGTACGACGCGTACGTGTCCGATCCCTCCAAGCCGGTCCCATATCGCCCGCGTCCCATCGCGGCGACCTACGGGGCAGGCTCCACCTGGAGTCGCTGGCTCACCGACGACCAGCGCTTTGCCCACAACCGCCCTGACGTGGCCTCGTGGGAGCTCGCCACGCTCACCGAGGACCTGACGATCGCTGGCGACATCAGCGTCACCTTGCACGCCGCCACCACCGGGAGCGATGCCGACTGGATCGTGAAACTCATCGACGTCTATCCGGATACCGGGATGACGCCGCTCTTCATGAACGGCTACCAGTTCATGGTCGCCAACGAGGTCTTCCGCGGACGCTATCGCAAGAGCAACGAGAAGCCCGCGCCGATCACCCCCAACACGCCCACCGACTTCACGATCGACCTCCACACGCAGGCGTACACCTTCAAGAAGGGGCACCGGGTGATGGTGCAGGTGCAGAGCACCTGGTTCCCCCTCATCGACCGCAATCCGCAGAAGTTCATCCCGAACATCTTCGAGGCGAAGGAGGGCGACTTCACCGTCGCGACGCAGCGCATCTACCGGTCGGCAAGCAAGCCGTCGAAGATCGTCCTCCCGGTGGTGAATCGCGTGGCGCAGTAG
- a CDS encoding glucose 1-dehydrogenase, protein MTHDLSGKIALVTGGTRGIGRAIAAALAAAGAHVIVSSRKEPAVQQTVDALRAAGHSAEGMPSNVGRLDELHALADRVLAAHAGIDILVNNAATNPVYGPVEQTSPEAFAKIMDVNLRAPFELAKRMLPAMVARGGGSIINISSIGGVSPEPNLGIYSVSKAALLSLTQVMAKEWGARGVRVNAICPGLIKTDFSQALWGNEKVLQHVMATQPIARMGEPEDVAGLALFLASPASSFCTGGTYMVDGGVTI, encoded by the coding sequence ATGACGCACGACCTCTCCGGCAAGATCGCCCTCGTCACTGGTGGCACCCGCGGCATCGGGCGCGCCATCGCCGCCGCCCTCGCGGCGGCAGGCGCCCACGTCATTGTGAGCTCGCGCAAGGAGCCGGCGGTGCAGCAGACGGTCGACGCGCTGCGCGCCGCCGGCCACTCGGCGGAGGGGATGCCCTCGAATGTCGGGCGGCTCGACGAGTTGCACGCCCTCGCCGACCGAGTCCTCGCCGCGCATGCTGGCATCGACATCCTCGTGAACAACGCCGCGACCAACCCCGTCTACGGTCCCGTCGAACAGACGTCGCCGGAGGCGTTCGCCAAGATCATGGACGTCAACCTGCGCGCGCCGTTCGAACTGGCGAAGCGCATGCTCCCGGCGATGGTGGCGCGCGGTGGCGGATCGATCATCAACATTTCCTCGATTGGTGGCGTCTCGCCGGAGCCCAACCTCGGCATCTACAGCGTGAGCAAGGCGGCGCTGCTCAGCCTAACGCAGGTCATGGCCAAGGAGTGGGGCGCGCGCGGCGTGCGGGTCAACGCCATCTGCCCGGGGCTGATCAAGACCGACTTCAGTCAGGCCCTGTGGGGGAACGAGAAGGTCTTGCAGCATGTGATGGCGACACAGCCCATCGCTCGCATGGGAGAACCCGAGGATGTCGCCGGACTCGCCCTCTTCCTGGCCTCGCCTGCGTCGTCGTTCTGCACCGGCGGGACCTACATGGTCGATGGCGGCGTCACGATCTAG
- a CDS encoding acyl-CoA dehydrogenase family protein — MPNEPTLRAQVRHFVDTVLLPLEHRYLNEPWSAVLPALDAARAEARARGIWAPHLPHDLGGRDLPFLDFAAISEELGRTPIGHYALNCQAPDIGNMELLHRHGSAEQQRQWLAPLARGEIRSCFAMTEPERAGSNPVWMEARAERVGDEYVITGHKWFTSAADGSAFAIVMAVTDPGAPPHQRASQIIVPTDTPGYSLVRNIKVMGDEGEGYATHGEVRFERCRVPVTNRIGDEGAGFALAQERLGPGRIHHCMRWMGICERALDLTCRHAATRELSPGVVLGTKQSVQHMIADSRAEIDAARLLILDTARQIDAHGAKAAREAVSAIKFFAAGVLQRVLDRAIQVHGALGMTDDTPLAYWFRHERAARIYDGADEVHKSVVARRILKGYGVTVRE, encoded by the coding sequence ATGCCTAACGAACCGACGCTGCGGGCCCAGGTCCGCCACTTCGTCGACACGGTCCTCCTGCCGCTCGAGCATCGCTACCTCAACGAGCCGTGGTCGGCGGTGCTCCCCGCGCTCGATGCCGCCCGCGCCGAGGCGCGCGCGCGCGGCATCTGGGCTCCCCATCTCCCGCACGACCTCGGCGGGCGCGACCTTCCGTTCCTCGACTTCGCCGCCATCAGCGAGGAACTCGGGCGCACCCCCATCGGGCACTACGCGCTCAACTGCCAGGCCCCCGACATCGGGAACATGGAGTTGTTGCATCGGCATGGCAGCGCCGAGCAGCAGCGGCAGTGGCTCGCGCCGCTGGCGCGCGGCGAGATCCGCTCGTGCTTCGCGATGACCGAGCCCGAGCGCGCCGGATCCAACCCGGTCTGGATGGAAGCGCGCGCCGAGCGCGTGGGCGACGAGTACGTGATCACCGGGCACAAGTGGTTCACGTCGGCGGCCGATGGTTCGGCCTTCGCGATCGTCATGGCGGTGACCGATCCAGGCGCCCCGCCGCACCAGCGTGCCTCGCAGATCATCGTCCCGACCGACACGCCGGGATATTCCCTGGTGCGCAACATCAAGGTCATGGGCGACGAAGGCGAGGGATACGCGACGCACGGCGAGGTGCGCTTCGAACGCTGCCGCGTCCCCGTCACCAACCGCATCGGGGACGAGGGGGCGGGCTTTGCGCTTGCGCAGGAACGCCTGGGCCCGGGACGCATTCACCACTGCATGCGCTGGATGGGGATCTGCGAGCGCGCGCTCGACCTCACGTGCCGCCACGCCGCGACCCGCGAACTGTCACCCGGGGTCGTGCTCGGCACAAAGCAGAGCGTGCAGCACATGATCGCCGATTCGCGCGCCGAGATCGACGCGGCGCGGCTGCTCATCCTCGACACGGCCCGACAGATCGACGCGCACGGGGCCAAGGCGGCGCGCGAAGCGGTATCGGCGATCAAGTTCTTCGCCGCCGGCGTCCTGCAACGCGTGCTCGACCGGGCCATCCAGGTGCACGGTGCGCTCGGCATGACCGACGACACGCCGCTCGCCTACTGGTTCCGCCACGAGCGCGCCGCGCGCATCTACGACGGCGCCGACGAGGTGCACAAGAGCGTGGTGGCGCGCCGGATCCTCAAGGGGTATGGCGTCACCGTGCGCGAATGA
- a CDS encoding phosphotransferase family protein, which produces MNEGAIDRPVPVREGEALDAGALGAFLQAHGLASAGDVRVSQFPRGFSNLTYLVECRDRTFVLRRPPFGVGKGVAHDVVREARLLAALGPVYARVPRICAICDDPSVLGAPFYLMERATGIILRDRLPEGRDLDAATMRRISEGAIDTLAEIHSIDYRGAGLDGLGNPNGYVERQVSGWIRRYEAARTGDQPAVERIARWLDSSRPGESAATLVHNDFKYDNLVLDVDDPARVVAVLDWEMATIGDPLMDLGTTLAYWVEAGDPPLLRALGLGVTALPGNLTRTEVVARYAAMTGRDVSQPVFYYAFGLFKVAVIAQQIFARYVKGFTKDARFAQLDRAVAALGEVAVRAVDAGSVAAP; this is translated from the coding sequence ATGAACGAGGGGGCGATCGACCGCCCGGTTCCCGTGCGTGAGGGGGAAGCGCTCGACGCCGGGGCGTTAGGCGCCTTCTTGCAGGCCCACGGGCTGGCCAGCGCCGGGGACGTCCGCGTCTCGCAGTTCCCGCGCGGCTTCTCCAACCTCACCTACCTCGTGGAGTGTCGCGACCGCACGTTCGTGCTGCGGCGGCCGCCGTTCGGCGTGGGGAAGGGGGTCGCCCATGACGTGGTGCGCGAGGCGCGCCTGCTGGCCGCGTTAGGCCCGGTGTACGCGCGCGTCCCGCGCATCTGCGCCATCTGCGACGACCCGTCGGTCCTCGGCGCGCCTTTCTACCTGATGGAGCGCGCCACCGGGATCATCCTGCGCGACCGCCTTCCGGAGGGGCGCGACCTCGATGCCGCCACCATGCGCCGCATCTCCGAGGGGGCGATCGACACGCTGGCGGAGATCCACTCGATCGACTACCGCGGCGCGGGGCTCGACGGGCTCGGCAATCCCAACGGATATGTCGAGCGGCAGGTCTCGGGGTGGATCCGTCGCTACGAGGCGGCACGCACGGGCGACCAGCCCGCGGTGGAGCGCATCGCCAGGTGGCTCGACAGCTCGCGCCCCGGCGAGAGTGCGGCCACGCTCGTGCATAACGACTTCAAGTACGACAACCTCGTCCTCGACGTCGACGACCCCGCACGGGTGGTGGCCGTGCTCGACTGGGAGATGGCGACCATCGGCGACCCCCTGATGGACCTCGGGACGACGCTCGCCTACTGGGTGGAGGCGGGGGACCCGCCGCTCCTCCGGGCGCTGGGACTCGGTGTCACGGCGCTCCCCGGCAACCTCACGCGGACGGAGGTCGTGGCTCGTTATGCGGCGATGACCGGGCGCGACGTGTCGCAGCCCGTCTTCTACTACGCCTTCGGGTTGTTCAAGGTCGCCGTCATCGCCCAGCAGATCTTCGCGCGCTACGTGAAGGGGTTCACGAAGGATGCGCGGTTCGCGCAGCTCGATCGGGCGGTCGCGGCGCTCGGTGAGGTGGCGGTGCGCGCCGTCGACGCCGGGAGCGTCGCGGCGCCGTGA
- a CDS encoding thiolase family protein translates to MQDAVIVSAVRTAVGRGKKDGSLAGVHPIDLSAIVLQEAIKRADLDPRTIDDVIWGCAMPEGAQGLNVARLAVLRARLPVDVPAVTVNRFCSSGLQTIAMGAQAIMSGMADVIVAGGVEMMSQVPMSGYHARLHHGMTEEMIAMGLTAERVAKRWSVSRVDQDQYAYESHAKAARALERGAFTDQIVPVPVERVTWRGTKKEVEEGYFAVDELVRTDTSAERLAKLPAAFMMGGSVTAGNASPYSDGAAAVALMSESRARTLGLRPLARLAGYAVAGVDPDIMGVGPIKAVPKALAKAGIGVEQLALIEFNEAFASQALAVARDLQFPMDRVNVNGGAIALGHPLGATGAKLTTQLVHELGTRGGGYGLVTMCIGGGMGAAGVFEVFPA, encoded by the coding sequence ATGCAAGACGCAGTGATCGTGAGCGCGGTGCGGACCGCGGTGGGGCGCGGCAAGAAGGACGGCTCGCTCGCCGGCGTGCACCCGATCGACCTGTCGGCCATCGTCCTGCAGGAGGCGATCAAGCGCGCCGACTTGGATCCGCGCACCATCGACGACGTGATCTGGGGATGTGCGATGCCCGAGGGGGCGCAGGGACTCAACGTCGCGCGCCTCGCCGTCCTGCGCGCACGCCTCCCGGTCGATGTGCCGGCCGTGACCGTCAACCGCTTCTGTTCCTCCGGGCTGCAGACGATCGCGATGGGCGCGCAGGCCATCATGAGCGGGATGGCCGACGTCATCGTCGCCGGCGGCGTCGAGATGATGAGCCAGGTCCCGATGTCGGGCTACCACGCGCGACTCCACCACGGAATGACGGAGGAGATGATCGCGATGGGGCTCACCGCCGAGCGCGTGGCCAAGCGCTGGAGCGTGAGTCGCGTGGATCAGGATCAGTATGCCTATGAGAGCCACGCCAAGGCCGCGCGGGCGCTCGAGCGAGGGGCGTTCACCGACCAGATCGTCCCGGTCCCCGTGGAGCGCGTCACCTGGCGGGGGACCAAGAAGGAGGTCGAGGAGGGGTACTTCGCCGTCGATGAGCTGGTGCGCACCGACACGAGTGCCGAGCGCCTGGCCAAGCTCCCCGCCGCCTTCATGATGGGGGGGAGCGTCACCGCCGGCAACGCCTCGCCCTACAGCGATGGAGCAGCGGCGGTGGCGCTGATGAGCGAGTCACGCGCCAGGACCCTGGGGCTGCGTCCCCTGGCCCGGCTGGCCGGCTACGCCGTGGCGGGGGTCGATCCCGACATCATGGGCGTGGGTCCGATCAAGGCGGTCCCCAAGGCGCTGGCCAAGGCGGGGATCGGGGTCGAGCAGCTCGCCCTCATCGAGTTCAACGAGGCCTTCGCCTCACAGGCGCTGGCGGTCGCGCGCGACCTGCAGTTCCCCATGGACCGGGTGAACGTGAACGGCGGTGCCATCGCGCTGGGGCACCCGTTAGGCGCGACCGGGGCCAAGCTCACCACGCAGCTCGTGCACGAACTCGGGACCCGTGGCGGTGGCTACGGGCTGGTGACGATGTGCATCGGCGGCGGGATGGGGGCGGCGGGGGTGTTCGAGGTCTTCCCCGCCTGA